The Myxococcales bacterium genome includes a window with the following:
- a CDS encoding bifunctional nuclease family protein — protein sequence MMKVTGLTIDPFTSMPIIILKDMDEKCALPIWIGLIEASAIATELENIKLSRPMTHDLMKNMLESARITISRVEVNDLSDNTFYAKVCLETASGEVILDSRPSDAIAIALRTKSPIFVAKHVIDKSRKIDLFQENSSSVLKEKKWAEILESLSPEDFGKYKM from the coding sequence ATGATGAAAGTTACTGGCCTCACGATAGATCCCTTTACCAGCATGCCCATCATCATCCTCAAGGACATGGATGAAAAATGTGCGCTTCCAATTTGGATCGGCCTCATAGAGGCGAGCGCCATAGCCACGGAGCTTGAAAATATAAAGCTCTCCCGTCCTATGACTCATGATCTTATGAAGAACATGCTTGAATCGGCACGCATCACTATTTCGAGAGTTGAAGTGAACGATCTTTCAGACAATACCTTCTACGCGAAAGTATGTTTGGAGACGGCATCGGGAGAGGTAATTTTGGATTCGAGGCCTTCCGACGCGATCGCCATAGCGCTGAGGACGAAGTCCCCTATTTTTGTTGCAAAGCATGTCATCGACAAATCTAGAAAGATCGATCTTTTCCAGGAGAATTCTTCCTCGGTCCTGAAGGAAAAAAAATGGGCTGAAATTCTTGAAAGTCTTTCACCTGAAGATTTCGGAAAATATAAAATGTAG
- the vanZ gene encoding VanZ family protein → MTIRKIRMMRAILPVFCAVSIFFLSTKKISAPDIFSYSDKLYHAATYFIFAIAIMWGFQPKKGASWDRVVKASAVIAFLYGLSMEIVQHFISYRNASIADAVANGIGAAAAIPVAFFLEKLKKKGRSSDEG, encoded by the coding sequence ATGACTATCCGTAAAATAAGAATGATGCGAGCGATTCTTCCTGTTTTTTGTGCGGTCTCCATTTTTTTTCTCTCCACAAAAAAAATTTCCGCTCCGGATATCTTTTCGTATTCGGACAAGCTTTACCATGCCGCTACATATTTCATTTTCGCCATAGCGATCATGTGGGGCTTTCAACCAAAAAAGGGAGCATCATGGGATAGGGTCGTCAAAGCGTCGGCGGTCATAGCGTTTCTTTACGGGCTCTCTATGGAGATCGTTCAACACTTTATTTCGTACAGGAACGCCAGCATAGCAGATGCAGTCGCAAACGGAATTGGGGCGGCCGCTGCAATCCCAGTCGCCTTTTTTTTGGAGAAGCTGAAAAAGAAAGGAAGGAGCTCTGATGAGGGGTAA
- a CDS encoding gamma carbonic anhydrase family protein, which produces MRGKYKNFLPAIAEDAFVASTASVFGDVRIASRANIWFGAVIRADLNSIEIGSFTNIQDLSVLHVETSHPMKIGSHVSVGHRAILHGCTIEDKVLIGMGAIIMNGAKIGEGSVIGAGALVTENAVIPPRSLVIGFPGKIRRNVSDEELAQIESAAKSYAETAMGYFEA; this is translated from the coding sequence ATGAGGGGTAAGTACAAAAACTTTTTGCCAGCGATAGCCGAGGATGCGTTCGTAGCTTCCACAGCCTCGGTATTCGGCGATGTCAGGATTGCCTCGCGTGCCAACATCTGGTTTGGAGCCGTGATCAGGGCTGATCTAAACTCCATCGAAATAGGCAGTTTCACAAATATCCAGGATCTCTCGGTTCTGCATGTCGAAACCTCACACCCGATGAAGATAGGCAGTCATGTTAGCGTAGGACATAGGGCGATACTTCACGGTTGCACCATAGAGGACAAGGTCCTCATCGGAATGGGTGCGATAATAATGAACGGGGCAAAGATCGGAGAGGGCTCTGTGATAGGGGCCGGCGCCCTTGTCACCGAGAACGCGGTGATTCCTCCCAGATCCCTTGTCATTGGGTTTCCTGGCAAGATCAGAAGAAACGTTTCGGACGAGGAGTTGGCTCAAATCGAAAGTGCTGCCAAGAGCTATGCCGAAACCGCGATGGGATATTTTGAAGCATAG